A single genomic interval of Hydrogenobacter sp. harbors:
- a CDS encoding 6-carboxytetrahydropterin synthase, with translation MRWKITKVFDFEAGHRVWKQNLTYGRGSEFTRRDAMPQNKCVNLHGHSYTLEVTLGSDTLSEQDMVMDFYHVKNALKDIIDKMDHSFIIDTNDPMYPELKQVAEKYGAMKIFPVDFCPTAEALAKFFYDFLTDRLNQAGLLGEVKVISVILWETRTSKAEYRPE, from the coding sequence ATGAGGTGGAAGATAACGAAGGTTTTTGACTTTGAGGCTGGACACAGAGTTTGGAAGCAAAATCTTACCTACGGAAGGGGATCTGAGTTCACAAGAAGGGATGCCATGCCACAAAACAAATGCGTAAACCTTCACGGACACAGTTATACCCTTGAGGTTACCTTAGGTTCTGACACGCTGAGCGAGCAGGACATGGTTATGGACTTTTACCACGTGAAGAACGCCCTTAAGGATATCATAGATAAGATGGATCACAGTTTTATAATAGACACAAATGATCCAATGTATCCAGAGCTAAAACAGGTTGCCGAAAAGTACGGAGCCATGAAGATATTTCCTGTTGATTTTTGTCCAACAGCGGAAGCCTTAGCTAAGTTCTTTTACGATTTTTTAACGGATAGGCTCAATCAGGCGGGACTTTTGGGAGAGGTTAAGGTGATCAGCGTGATCCTGTGGGAAACGAGAACTTCAAAAGCCGAATACAGACCAGAATGA